The Phoenix dactylifera cultivar Barhee BC4 chromosome 17, palm_55x_up_171113_PBpolish2nd_filt_p, whole genome shotgun sequence genome contains a region encoding:
- the LOC103716190 gene encoding GPN-loop GTPase 3, producing the protein MGYAQLVIGPAGSGKSTYCSSLYQHCESMRRTVHIVNLDPAAESFDYPVAMDIRELISLDDVMEELGLGPNGALIYCMEHLEENLDDWLADELENYLDDDYLVFDCPGQIELFTHVPVLRNFVDHLKRKNFNVCVVYLLDSQFMTDVTKYISGCMASLSAMVQLELPHVNILSKMDLVTNKKDLEDYLNPEARILLSELNQHMAPQFAKLNKALAGLVDDFSMVNFVPLDLRKESSIQYVLSYIDNCIQYGEDADVKVKDFDPPEDD; encoded by the exons ATGGGTTACGCACAGCTCGTAATCGGTCCCGCCGGCAGTGGCAAG TCTACTTATTGCTCCAGCTTATATCAGCATTGCGAGTCTATGCGGAGGACTGTGCATATAGTGAACCTGGATCCTGCTGCGGAGAGTTTTGACTATCCTGTGGCTATGG ATATCAGAGAGCTTATATCTTTGGATGATGttatggaggaactcggcttagGCCCAAATGGGGCACTTATATATTGCATGGA GCACCTTGAAGAGAATTTGGATGACTGGCTGGCAGATGAACTGGAGAACTATTTGGATGATGATTATCTTGTTTTTGACTGTCCAG GTCAAATCGAGCTTTTTACACATGTTCCAGTTCTGCGAAACTTTGTGGACCATCTAAAACGTAAAAATTTCAACGTCTGTGTTGTATACTTGCTTGATTCACAG TTCATGACGGATGTGACAAAGTATATAAGTGGTTGCATGGCATCTCTTTCTGCAATGGTTCAGCTTGAACTACCCCATGTCAACATTCTTTCAAAAATGGACCTAGTAACAAACAAGAAGGATCTTGAGGA TTACCTCAATCCAGAGGCACGGATTTTACTgtcagagttgaatcagcatATGGCACCTCAGTTTGCAAAGCTGAATAAAGCTTTGGCAGGATTG GTTGATGACTTCAGTATGGTGAATTTTGTGCCCCTTGACTTGAGAAAAGAGAGCAG CATACAATATGTTTTGTCATACATCGACAACTGCATCCAGTATGGAGAGGATGCTGATGTGAAGGTCAAAGATTTTGATCCTCCCGAGGATGACTAA